The nucleotide window CCGCTTCAGGCGACCCCGCCCCAAGGAGGATGACCCGGATGACCACCCTGACCACCAGCTTCGGCCAGCCCGTTCCCGACAACCAGAATTCGCTGAGCGCCGGGCCGCGCGGTCCGCTGCTGCTGCAGGACTTCCACCTGATCGAGAAGCTGGCCCACTTCAACCGCGAGCGCATTCCGGAGCGCGTGGTCCACGCCAAGGGGGCCGGCGCCTATGGCAGCTTCCGCGTCACCCGCGACGTGACCGGCTGGACCAAGGCCGCCTTCCTGTCCTCCGTGGGCAAGGAGACGCCGGTCTTCCTGCGCTTCTCCACCGTCGGCGGCGAGAAGGGCTCCGCCGATGCCGAGCGCGACCCGCGCGGCTTCGCGGTGAAGTTCTACACCGAAGAGGGCAATTACGATCTGGTCGGCAACAACACGCCGGTCTTCTTCCTGCGCGATCCGCTGAAGTTCCCCGACTTCATCCACACCCAGAAGCGCAGCCCGGCCACCAACCTGAAGGATCCCACCGCGATGTGGGACTTCTTCTCGCTGTCGCCGGAGACGATGCACCAGCTGACCATCCTGTTCAGCGACCGCGGCACCCCGCGCAGCTATCGCCACATGCACGGCTTCAGCAGCCACACCTTCTCGTGGATCAACGCGGCGAACGAGCGCTTCTGGGTCAAGTACCACTTCAAGACCCGCCAGGGCATCCAGAACTTCACCGCCGAGCAGGCGGTGACCATGGGCGGCATCGACCCCGACCACGCCACCCGCGACCTGTTCGCCTCGATCGAGGACGGCGACTTCCCGGCCTGGACCGTCTCGGTGCAGATCATGCCGGAAGCCGAGGCCGACGACTACCGCATCAACCCCTTCGACCTGACCAAGGTGTGGCCGCATGCCGACTACCCGCTGATCGAGATCGGCGAGCTGGTGCTGAACCGTAACCCGGAGAACTTCTTCGCGGAGACCGAACAGGCCGCCTTCAGCCCGGCCAGCGTGGTGCCCGGCATCTCCTTCAGCCCGGACAAGATGCTGCAGGGCCGGCTGTTCGCCTATGCCGACGCCCACCGCTACCGTCTGGGCGGCAACTACGCGCAGATCCCCGTGAACAAGCCGCAGGGCTGCCCGGTCCACAATTACCAGCGCGACGGCGCCATGCGGGTGGACG belongs to Azospirillum ramasamyi and includes:
- a CDS encoding catalase, producing the protein MTTLTTSFGQPVPDNQNSLSAGPRGPLLLQDFHLIEKLAHFNRERIPERVVHAKGAGAYGSFRVTRDVTGWTKAAFLSSVGKETPVFLRFSTVGGEKGSADAERDPRGFAVKFYTEEGNYDLVGNNTPVFFLRDPLKFPDFIHTQKRSPATNLKDPTAMWDFFSLSPETMHQLTILFSDRGTPRSYRHMHGFSSHTFSWINAANERFWVKYHFKTRQGIQNFTAEQAVTMGGIDPDHATRDLFASIEDGDFPAWTVSVQIMPEAEADDYRINPFDLTKVWPHADYPLIEIGELVLNRNPENFFAETEQAAFSPASVVPGISFSPDKMLQGRLFAYADAHRYRLGGNYAQIPVNKPQGCPVHNYQRDGAMRVDGNGGGRPNYEPNSFGGPTQTGVASEPPLRIRGDAAHYDHREGNDDYAQAGALFRLIGAEAQDRLMDNIAGSLGKAPLFIQQRQLKHFLAADPAYGEGVAKRLGLTVAQAAE